Within Limisalsivibrio acetivorans, the genomic segment AGTGATGGAAACGTTACCGGTGTCGTTGAATATATGAAGGACAGTACCGAAGAGATTAAAACAAAGAAGCAGCTTGAACAGGCGAATATATCCCTGGAAGAGAAGGTTGTTGAGCGGACAAGAGAGCTTAAACTTGCCAACGAAAACCTGCGCAATGAGATCGAAGAGCGTAAAAACGCTGAGGATGAGCTCCGCCGGAGCAACGCCAAGTTTCAAAGCCTCACAGAGAATATGCCCGATGTGGTCGCCCGGTTCGATAGGAAACTGAGACACACATACGTAAGCCCTGTCATAGAAAGATACACAGGTAAGAGCCGGAATCAGATGCTCAACCGGACCAACAAAGAGCTGGGCATGCCCGATGCGCTTGTGCAGAAATGGGACCGCTTCCTTTTGGATGCTTTCCAGTCGGGTGAACAGCAGACCACCGAGTTCACCTATTATGCGCCTTCCGGAGAGGTTCACATGCAGTCCTTCGCCGTTCCGGAAAAGAATGACAAAGGTGTCGCTGAATCTGTTCTGGTGGTCACAAGGGATATAACAAGCCTTAAGCACTCCAGGGATATGATATATCAATCCAACCGTCGTATGCTGAAGGTTTTGGACAGTCTGGACGCCATTGTTTACGTTGTTAACCTTAACAACGATATAGTTGTTTATATAAACAAGCTCGCAAGGGAGGTCTTCGGCAACATAATCTCCGATAAGATAAATGTCACCTATGAAAAGATGGGGATAGACTACAACTCCCTGAGGATTGACAGCAAGGAGTCCGGGACACGCACAGAACTTCAGGTGGGAGACAAATGGTTCAGTTTCTACACAAGGGAGATAAACTGGTATGACGGAAAACCTGTCTCACTAACCATCGCCACCGACGTAACAGAGAAGAAGAACCTCGAAGAGGAGCTGATGCAGATGAATGAGGCCCTTGAGGAAAAGGTGCAGAAGGAGACCTCGCTAAGAATCCACAAAGAACAGCTCCTCATACAGCAGTCCAAGATGGCTGCCATGGGGGAAATGATTGCAGCCATTGCCCACCAATGGGTTCAACCCCTCAACACCATAAGCCTCTACTCCCAAATAATCAAAGAGGAGTTCGGCGGTGAGGATGGCGATATATCCAACTACGTCGGCATAATAATGAACCAGATAAGCTACATGAGCCAAACAGTTGATGATTTCCGACAGTTCTTCAAGCCATCATCCAGACTGGAAAGATTCAGCATTCCCCCCACCGTTTCCGAGGTTTATAACCTGCTAAAGCCACAGCTGGACAAGAAAATGATAACGGTGGACACCAGAACCGATGGGGATAACAAAGAACTGATGGTTATGGGGTATCCCAACGAGTTCAAGCAGGTTATGCTTAATCTTATATCAAACGCCAAAGATTCTATAACGGAAAATGATATTGCGCCTGAACTGAGGGTTATAACCGTTGAAATCACCGGAGACAAGAACATCCTAAGGCTTATCGTTCGTGACAATGCCGGTGGTATTGATGATGAGGTTATGCCAAACATTTTCGAGCCCTATTTCACAACAAAAGGGGAGAAAGGAACGGGGATAGGCCTCTACATGTCTAGAAATATAATCGAAAACCGAATGAACGGAAAGATATACGCTTGTAATCATGGAACAGGGGCAGAGTTCGTTATTGAACTTGAAAGAGCGTGAACACTCCTGATATTCAGATTGAAGTACATTTTATTAACCTATATAAAACAGCAAAGGGCTTGAAGTAATGTCAGATAGGTATTAAGATGGTATGACCATTATAAAATTGGCATGATAACGAGTTTTTTATGGATTTTGCGTTAATTTCATTGTTTTTATGTATATTCATCGTCTGTGCGTGTTAACTCCCAATAAGAGGTAGGTTATGTTCTGGGCTTTTTACGAGTTTCTTGAGGTACGTTTCTTCAATACAATCACAAAAAAGATAGTTGGCAACATAGGTTTTCTTCTTCTACTGAATATGTCAACGGCTTTCTTTCTGTTCTACAGAGAGAAAACGATGTGTGTAAGCGTTCTTAACAACGGTGCATCAGAGGAAAAACTGGCCGAATTTCTAAGCGGCTCTATGGTAACCCTTGGTGTGCTATTTGTTCTTAATATCCTTGCTGTCAGCTTCATAATTTTCTTTATGCGCCACCTTTTCATAAAACCGGTTAATGCCGTAACCGATGTTTTCCAGGGTACAGACAAGGACCACAGCGACCTTACCAAGGATCTCCCCGTAATAAGCCATGATGAGTTCAAAACCATGTCCGACAGCTACAATATTTTTATCGAACAGCTTCGGGGTAACGTGGAAAAGCTCCGGGAGATTGGTATCGATATAGCCCTCTCCTCTGCGAAGGTGGGCAAAGCGGTGGAAAAGGCCGAGAGCAACATAACCGAACAGGATCAGATGGCGGATATGATCTACTCCGCCAGCCAGCAGTCCACAACGGCGATAAACGAAATCTCCCAGAATACACAGGAGATATCCTCCTCCACTGCGGAAAACCTTGAAGAGGCGAAACAGCTCTTCACAAAGCTTTCCGGCGCCAGTGAAGAGATCAGCAGGGTTGGTGAGATGCTCGGCAACTTCGGAAGCACCGTAACAAACCTCAGCGACAAATCGGAGAACATCCAGCAGATTATCTCACTTATCAATGATATATCAGAACAAACAAACCTCCTTGCTCTTAATGCAGCCATAGAAGCGGCCAGAGCCGGCGAACACGGCAGAGGATTCGCCGTTGTTGCCGATGAGGTGCGCAAGCTCGCCGAGCGTGTTCGTCAGGCCACCGATGAAATATCCATAAACGTTAAGGATATGATAGGCCTTGTTAACGAAACAGAGAAGGAAACAGAAACAATCGTTGAGTATACCGATAACACACGCGGAGTTGTAACAGAATCCGCATCCCTCTTTGAGAACATGGTGGAGGATTTCGAGAAAACCAACTCCCAGCTTACCTCCATCGCCTCCGCCATTGAGGAGCTCTCTGTCACCAACAGCGAGGTACACGAGAATATTGTAAACATTAGAGATCTCAGCTCCACTGTTACAGAAAACATACACACCACCGCCGATTCTTCTAAGAGCATGGTGGGCACTGCCGAAACGATGCAGAGGCTTGTGGCGATGTTTAGAACCGGACACGGAGCCTTTGAGAAGATAGTAACCAGTGCCGAAGCTATGAGGGATTCGATCCAGAAATCCCTTGGAGAGATAAAAGGGAAAGGTATTAATATCTTTGATGAAAACTACAGAGAGGTCCCCGGTACAGACCCCCAGAAATACGACGCTTCATACACTGATACCATAAGACGAGAGCTTCAGGAATACGTGGACAGGATGAAAAAAGAGATCCCGGGAGCGATCTACACCCTCCCCGTGGCCAGAACAGGCTATCTCCCCATTCACCACTCCGAGGTGTCCAGAGAGATGACAGGGGATCCCGAGCAGGATCTTAAGTACAGCCGCCACATGCGCATCTATACGAACAATGAAACAGAGAGAAGACGTTCCAGAAACACCGATCCCCTTCTTCTGCAGACATACCTTAGGGATACGGGTGAGGTACTGAACGATCTTTCAATTCCGATATACATCGATGGAAAACACTGGGGTGCTGTAATAGTGGGGTTTGATCCCGAAGCTGCCAAAAGGGATTAATACTTTTTAAGAAGCTTAACAGCCTCTGATGCCGGAACAGGGCGGCTAAAAAAGAACCCTTGGAGATAATCGCATTTCTCATTCTTCAGGAAGTCTACCTGTTCCTGCTTTTCCACACCCTCTGCAACCACCTTCATATTAAGGGATTTCGCCAGGGAGACTATCGTTCCCACAAGCTCCCTACCCTCCTCTGCATCGGAGTCTCCGCTTATGAATGAGCGGTCTATCTTAAGACAGCTTACCGGAAAGCGGCGCAGGTAGCTGAGGGATGAATAACCCGTTCCGAAGTCATCAATACATATCCTCAGCCCGCAGTCGTTTAGCCTTCTAAGCTTCTCCTCGGCACTGTGTACATCAAGCATAAGCTCGCTTTCTGTTATCTCCAGCTTAAGCCTTGAGGGAGTGATATTATTGAATGCGAGGGCTCCATTTATGTAGCCCACAAGATCGTCCTCGGCAAACTGCTTTCCGCTTATATTTATGTTAACACTGAAATAATCTGGAAGATCAAATATTTTTTCCCACTCTGAAATCCTCCTGCACGCATCATCGATGATCCATTTGCCCAGGGGTATTATAAAGCCGCTCTTCTCCGCAATGGGGATGAACCTTCCCGGGTTTATAAGGCCTTCGGAGCTGTTCCATCTTATCAACGCCTCAAAACCGCAGATTCTTTCATCACTGGCTGAATAGACCGGCTGGTAATAAAGCTCAAACTCTTTGTTTGCAAGGGCGGCTGTAAGCTTCGATTCAAGCTTTACAGCATCGATAACCTGATAGTGCATCCCCTTGTCGAAAACCATAAAAGAGCCGCTTCCGCGCTTCTTTGCATTGCTCAGTGCTATGGCAACATCACGCATGATCTCATCGGGCTTGCCATAGCCGCCCGTATCCACAACCACGCCCACACAGGCGTTCATCCTCAGCGTGTTCTCACCAACGGAATAAGGCTCATCAAAGGCCTCCCGAATCCGCTTCCACATACCGGCAATATCCTGGGATGATGCCATCCCCTCTATCATCATTGCAAACTCATCACCGCCAGTTCTAGCAACGATATCCTCAGAACGAACGAAGGACTGCAGATACCCTGCGATCCTGCGAAGGAGCTTATCCCCCTCTTCGTGGCCATAGCTGTCGTTTAGTTTCTTGAACCCGTCAACACCGAGAAGAAGGACTGCAAAGCCGTAGTCATCCCTCCGCTTCATCCTGCGTATGCCGAGGCTCAGCCGCTCAAGGAACATAACTCTGTTGGGAAGCTCTGTGAGCGGGTCATGGAGTGCTCTATGTGAAAGTTCTTTCTCGTATTCCTTGAGATCCGTTATATCAGTATGAGAACCGACCATAGTTCCCGGTTTGCCCTGGCCGGAGTTCATCGAGGCTCCCTTTGCAAGGATCCACCGGTATCCGCCGTCCCTGTGGCGCATGCGAAACTCCACAGAATACTTGCTTATCCTTCCGTTGAGGTAATCATCTATATGCGCAAGAACCCTGCTCAGATCATAGGGGTGTACCCTCTCCTCAAAGCTTTGCTGACTCTCCTCAATATCCCCCTTACGGTAGCCCAGAATATCCAGATAACGCTCGGAGAAGCTCACCTCGCCGGTGGAGATATTCCACTCCCATATACCATCGTTAAGGGCCTCTGAGATAACCTGAAGGCGGCCCCTGCTGGTATCCAGCTCCTCGCTTGTTCTTTTGAGCCGTCTTATATAAACAGCCATAAAGGCTATTACAGACGCCATAAACAGCGCAAGGGAGAGTGCTGCTCCAGCTTTGATGACACACTCCTGATTAAACTCTCCTCCGGCCAAAGGAAGTACTCCTGTGGTATTCTTTGCAACGGATGCCAGGCTATCGGTTCCTAGAACAGCCTCATCCACCGGAAAAGCGGCAAGCATAATGGTG encodes:
- a CDS encoding PAS domain S-box protein, coding for MGKTSSIDPYRLIVDNSSSCIFRLATDGTVLYVNPYCYEYFGYTEEEFVGNYITDLIVPEMESTGRNLHELVKMILSEPSKYHIIENENIKKDGTRVWFSWSNKGIFDENGTLTEIVSIGNDITETVNYKREIEENKNFLSSVFDAIQNGIVVLDTNLRVVRVNDVIRDWYGKDIDFIGQKCFECFHMPESDCMSCPSLKAISEKRPFSEVKPLTAPNRKGWMEVFAYPVFNSDGNVTGVVEYMKDSTEEIKTKKQLEQANISLEEKVVERTRELKLANENLRNEIEERKNAEDELRRSNAKFQSLTENMPDVVARFDRKLRHTYVSPVIERYTGKSRNQMLNRTNKELGMPDALVQKWDRFLLDAFQSGEQQTTEFTYYAPSGEVHMQSFAVPEKNDKGVAESVLVVTRDITSLKHSRDMIYQSNRRMLKVLDSLDAIVYVVNLNNDIVVYINKLAREVFGNIISDKINVTYEKMGIDYNSLRIDSKESGTRTELQVGDKWFSFYTREINWYDGKPVSLTIATDVTEKKNLEEELMQMNEALEEKVQKETSLRIHKEQLLIQQSKMAAMGEMIAAIAHQWVQPLNTISLYSQIIKEEFGGEDGDISNYVGIIMNQISYMSQTVDDFRQFFKPSSRLERFSIPPTVSEVYNLLKPQLDKKMITVDTRTDGDNKELMVMGYPNEFKQVMLNLISNAKDSITENDIAPELRVITVEITGDKNILRLIVRDNAGGIDDEVMPNIFEPYFTTKGEKGTGIGLYMSRNIIENRMNGKIYACNHGTGAEFVIELERA
- a CDS encoding putative bifunctional diguanylate cyclase/phosphodiesterase translates to MLAAFPVDEAVLGTDSLASVAKNTTGVLPLAGGEFNQECVIKAGAALSLALFMASVIAFMAVYIRRLKRTSEELDTSRGRLQVISEALNDGIWEWNISTGEVSFSERYLDILGYRKGDIEESQQSFEERVHPYDLSRVLAHIDDYLNGRISKYSVEFRMRHRDGGYRWILAKGASMNSGQGKPGTMVGSHTDITDLKEYEKELSHRALHDPLTELPNRVMFLERLSLGIRRMKRRDDYGFAVLLLGVDGFKKLNDSYGHEEGDKLLRRIAGYLQSFVRSEDIVARTGGDEFAMMIEGMASSQDIAGMWKRIREAFDEPYSVGENTLRMNACVGVVVDTGGYGKPDEIMRDVAIALSNAKKRGSGSFMVFDKGMHYQVIDAVKLESKLTAALANKEFELYYQPVYSASDERICGFEALIRWNSSEGLINPGRFIPIAEKSGFIIPLGKWIIDDACRRISEWEKIFDLPDYFSVNINISGKQFAEDDLVGYINGALAFNNITPSRLKLEITESELMLDVHSAEEKLRRLNDCGLRICIDDFGTGYSSLSYLRRFPVSCLKIDRSFISGDSDAEEGRELVGTIVSLAKSLNMKVVAEGVEKQEQVDFLKNEKCDYLQGFFFSRPVPASEAVKLLKKY
- a CDS encoding methyl-accepting chemotaxis protein, translating into MFWAFYEFLEVRFFNTITKKIVGNIGFLLLLNMSTAFFLFYREKTMCVSVLNNGASEEKLAEFLSGSMVTLGVLFVLNILAVSFIIFFMRHLFIKPVNAVTDVFQGTDKDHSDLTKDLPVISHDEFKTMSDSYNIFIEQLRGNVEKLREIGIDIALSSAKVGKAVEKAESNITEQDQMADMIYSASQQSTTAINEISQNTQEISSSTAENLEEAKQLFTKLSGASEEISRVGEMLGNFGSTVTNLSDKSENIQQIISLINDISEQTNLLALNAAIEAARAGEHGRGFAVVADEVRKLAERVRQATDEISINVKDMIGLVNETEKETETIVEYTDNTRGVVTESASLFENMVEDFEKTNSQLTSIASAIEELSVTNSEVHENIVNIRDLSSTVTENIHTTADSSKSMVGTAETMQRLVAMFRTGHGAFEKIVTSAEAMRDSIQKSLGEIKGKGINIFDENYREVPGTDPQKYDASYTDTIRRELQEYVDRMKKEIPGAIYTLPVARTGYLPIHHSEVSREMTGDPEQDLKYSRHMRIYTNNETERRRSRNTDPLLLQTYLRDTGEVLNDLSIPIYIDGKHWGAVIVGFDPEAAKRD